The Lynx canadensis isolate LIC74 chromosome D2, mLynCan4.pri.v2, whole genome shotgun sequence DNA segment CCCTGCTGGTTCTTGAATGCCAAGCACATGTTGTTTCCTCCACCGGCCAGATCTCCCTCCGGGTTTGTGTTATACTCGCGCCCTCATcgccttcaggtctctgctcaaatgtcatctgtTCCCTGACCGTTGTATGTggaactgccccccccccccccccggtccccaCCACTCCAATACCCaggctgtccccacccccatcagcttCTGATATACTATAACCTTGTTTACTATCTATATTCCCACGGAGAGAAGGGACTTTGTCCACTGCTATATCCTCAGTCTCTGGAACAATGGCCCAGGCACCATGACCTCTGTGCTGTATTTCTGGGAGcttgggcgggggaggggggtcctcGACGGGGAAGCTGCTTACGACTTAGGCAGCTGGCTGCTGGGGAGGCTCTGGCTTCCGGGAAGAAAGAAggttggggaggggtgtgtgtgtgtgtgtgtgtgtgtgtgtgtgtgtgtgtgtgtgtatgtggtgcgGGAGAGCTGGAGAAACACCACCTGGAGGGTCTCCAAGGGCCCACCCAAACTATAAGGAACATAGCCACGGCTGGCCTTCAACCCTGTGCTTTCTGCCCTAAGATCTCTTTGACCTTTGAAAACATCACTCACCCCTCCCTTCTGCAGCGAGACACCTTCAAAGGGCAGGTGCTTTTCTGGGAAGCTGAGTGGTAAGCCTGGGAGGTGAGGGGCGCAGGggtgcaggaggggaggaggggcccgGGAGCTGCCAGGGCCTATCACCCTGCTGCTGGGCTgtagcccctctcctctctcccctctcccggGTAACCTGGAGGCTGGCAGGCACTGAATAGCAACCCTCTGGCTGCCGACCATACCATTCAAACACCCGATGGGGGAAGGTGAGGGCTGCTGCCGGGGCAGTGAAACCCTCCCCGTGACTCCCCCAGGCCTCCACCCTGCCCGTTGAGAGGGCTCCAAGGAGACCAGCTGAAGTGAGGCCCCGGGAAGGCTTGGGGAGCAACTGGGCTCCTCTGCCtggctcccctctccctctgcccagcccagTTGCCATCCCTACCCTTCTtggctgtcccctcccccaaggcaGGGCCCAAACTGTTCCAGACAAAGCCAGGGTTAGCTGGAGAGTGAGTGAAGACAGCTCGCTCTGCCCAGCCTGGCTGACTGAGGGGCACAGGGCACGGCAGAGGCCGGGGCAGGTTGGGGTCACGGGTGGCACCCGGTGCTCCTTGGGCCTCTCTTGCACAGCTAAGAAGACCTTTCTACCCAGCCTGGGACTGCTGAGCGCTGGCTCTGAGGTCAGAGTTCGGGGAGCTGCAGGAGAAGGTGTGGTGAGGAAAGTGGGGCCAGACCCTTGCTGGGGGACTCTGGGGGGAGGGTGTGAGGGTGAGTGCAGACCTGGGGAGTCCTTCTGCTTTCTGCAGAGTGGAAACAATGCCCAGCGAAGGACGGTGGctggcccaaggccacacagcaagatGTACCCTGAGGTTAGTTCTTCTGTTCCAGCAGGTGCTGTTCTAGGGACCTCTGAGGGAAAAAAGAACGTTCTTGACTGAGCTTGCAGAGATATGTCTAAAGCAGGGGCCTGCCAGTGTGCCTTGGGCTTGCGGGCAGGGAGAAGCTTCACCTGCTCTCGAGATCATTCCTAGCCTCGGTCTGGTGGAGGCCTCTTTTCCCTGCAACCAGCTGACCCTTGGTGGATCAGAGGGATTGTAAAAGGATCTGGTAGCTGGTTTTGCTGTGTGTTCCAGGGAGGGTGGCTTGATGTCTTCAAGCCCTTTAGAATCTCTCGCTTCCAAGAAAACTACTAAGATGCTAATTATAGCCTCACGTGCCTTTTTATTAAAGTGCTTCCCTCAAGGACTGGAGTCTGGGCCAGCTTTGCTGGTCTGATAGGGTCCCCAGACTCATGTGACAGCCTTGAAATACTATCCGGACTAGCAGGATTGAGACTTCTCCCGCTTCAGATTGCCCAGGGTAGGAGAGGGGGCACGTTTTCTCAGTTTTCTCCCTGTGGTGGGCACACCCCATCCCTTTTCCATGCTCATATTCAAGGGACGGCCAACCACATATGGCCGCCCAGCTGGAGTGCTCTCTAGGCCTGATGCCTGAAAGGCAGCGGCCCTGGGCAGCTAGACGGGCATCAAAGTTTCCAGCTGGGAGCCGGGAGGGGTCGTGTTCTGTCTGGAAACGTGGGAAGGAGTGGTAGCAGGGAATGGGTGGGAGGCGGGCTGTGCTGTGTGCCCTCAGTTGGCCAGGCGCAGGGTGAGGCTGCgagcaggaaggaggctgggcGCTGGGAGCTGGGAGTTAGGTCCTGCCGCCATTGGTGAGTGCCCGGGGTAGGGACAGGGGCTCcagagggtggggcggggggcccTCTCCACTCCCCACTGCCTGCTGACACGGGCTCTGGGCAACCCACATACAGAGCCTTGGCACAACTCTGCAGAGCGTCATGCTAGAAACTCAACCGTAAGTTTACTCTAAGCTGCAAGCCGGGACAAAGGGGGAAACCTGCTGTCCCTGCCGCACGAAAGTATCTAAggtcaaagagaaataaaggatcttttttttttttttttttttttttttaggccctCTTTTGGACTTCCTGTCCTGCGTTTGTAGAAATCAAAGATCATCAGTGCTGGCCTGAGAGCTGGCGGTGGCCCGCTTGCGTGTTTTGTTTGGCCTGTTGTagtgttttacatatttgaaaattcatTGCACGTTTTTTTGGAGTCGAGTTTGTTTAACTTTGGCACCATATCCCCcttcctgtgcccctctcctggtttAACCAAATCTGAAttccttgccaacatttaaacGCCAGGAACGTTTGCCtgaaaaatccagatttctggcttctcttgggAAACCGGAAAGAGCCGGGCCTGCGTTCTATCAGCCTGGCCGAGGCACCGCCACCTGCTTGAGGGTCCTCTGTCACAAGTTATCTACCGGCCATGCGCTCTAAGGATTTTTATTTGCAACCCCAGACCTATCCAGCCAGAAGCTCAGCCTGATTTTCCATCTACAAAGATTGTTTGCTGAGCTCCCTTTAGCGGGAGGCCATGAGTGATAACAGGTACCTGGGGTCTGGAGGGGGAGTCAACCGTGTAGCTCTTTGTGGGTTCTCACCTGTTCTCAGAGCTGCTCAGTGATCTCCGAGGATTGGGAGCCACAGGGCCCGGAGTCAGGGAACCTAGTTCTGGTCTTCGCTTGGCCACTGGCTCACAGCATGGGCTTGGCCTTCCCTtgctggggcctcagtttcttccttgtCATGGGAGCAGGTTGGGTCACACTGGGAAGCACCAGCAGGAACGCCCATGGGGCGAGGCAGGTGAAATAAGGTGTGTAGCGGGCCTGTGGGGGAGTGCGGTGACCTGGGGGCCAGAGACCTCTCTAAAGGGGACAAAGGCTGCTCAGCCTCAGCTACTGAGTGCCAGGCAGGAACTGGCTGCCAGTGTGGCAATTCTGAAATTTCAAGAGCAGCTGGACATTCAGACAGCCATGTGAAATCCCTTCGTTTTGGGtttgtgactttaaaaatacTCGTGATTAATTGACATTTACAAAAACACGATGAGGACCCAATGAATGTACGTGCGGGCCCCCAGGTTGCAGCCCCAACATTAGATAATTTCTAGGGCCCTTGCCAGCTGCAGCATCCTATAACTGATAACTTGTTCCTGGTCACAGAGCAAGCTATTGACGGAGTTGGTCTTATATCCCAGGTTTTCAGGCAGAAGACTAGTGTAATTCATGAGGATTGATTTAAAAATGCCAGAAGGCATCACCCTGCTGCCTCCTCTGTAGCAAGCGGGCGGGGGGTAGAGCAGAAAGGGGACCTGGGTTCAGGCCCAGCTCTATCACTttctgctgtgtgacctgagaCTTGTCACCTCTCTGGTCCTCACTGTTCTCACCTGTACAATGGCGTGATGCTGTCTGCGGCTAGTTTAGCAGCACCCAGCCCCCATCAACGTTCCCCTTCCTGTTGCAGGAGCCATGAGCACACGGGGTCCCAGCCCCCTCGCCTTCCTCACCGCCCCTGTCACTCCCGGCAGCCCCACAGAGGCAGCTGACCCCCTCCCGGCGCTACTCGCGCTGGCCTGCATCTTCCTTCTGCTGGCCAGCTGTCTGCTCTTCATGACCCTCTGCAAACCGGCCGCTCTGGACCCGAGCCGCAGGGCTCGGGAGTGCATGCCCCACCACCCCGGGAGCCCCAGCGAGCCCCAGCTCAGGCTCTGGAAGCGCCTGGGCTCTCTGCGCCGCTCCCTGCACAGCTTCCGCAGAGGCAGGCCTGCTCCCAGACGCCCCCTGCCGGGCTGCGAGGACAACCTCGACTGTGACTGCACGGAATCTACCAAGATGTGATGGGGCATCCCCGCCACCCAGGACCCACCAGAGGATCCTCCTGCCGCGGACACAGCCTGGAACCAGGGACTGCAGAAGGACCTGGGCCACACGCTCAGCCACAGTGGTCCCCTGTGCGTCCAGGCCTGTGGCCTTTCCCAGAGGCAGCCCCTGGAGGAAAGCCTTCCTCTCTGCTGACTCTGCAGCTGCTGCCTGCTGAAAGACTGCTGGGCCAACAGCGGGGTACCTGCAGCCATCTGACCCTCGGCCCCGGGCTCCAGAGGGTACAACCCGGGACCCCCAGCACTCTTCTCTGGCAACCAGGCACCAACCACCTCCAGGAAGCAGTGCCCCTGCTTCCCAACAGAAGTCCTGCCCACCTTCCAGGTGCCACAGTCCAGCATGGATTCCAGTTTGAGTTGCCGAATGGCCAAAGGTTCCCTCCAGCCAAACGAAATACTCCGTCCACACGGGGGGCAAGGAACTGTCTTGCCCTCTGTGCCAACTCAGTGCCAGAGGCAAGAGGCAAGCCAGGGACTTCTCGCCTTGAAGTCTTGGGACCTACCAGCATTCACCTACTAATCCCTGGGAGCAACCAGCACCCCTGTGGGTCAGATGCCCGTGTGCCTGCTGGGAGGAGGGCGAGCAGGAGGTTCTCAACCCTGCCTAGCCAGTCACCCTCCTGGCAGCCATCTTGGTGGCCCCCCTTCAAGGCGCCCATGTCACAATGGACCAGGAAGGGGCTGAGAATGGGTTAAAGGGCTCCTTGTGAGGCCAAGGAGCTGTGCTGTGTCAAAGCGGTGGGAGGCATTGCCAGAAGCCAGAGGTGATGCCACCTGGGCTCCGAGGACACATCACAGCGTTCCTGCCTCGCCCAGGGCAGGAGGCCTCCTCCTTTTCGGGTAGGAGGGTCCAGACCTCTCCGGGACAGCTGCGGGACCTCAGGTCTGGACCACACCAGGGATGCTATCTGAGTTTTTGGCAATTGTGCCATTGACTGGCTACCTGTCAAAGCAATCCTACCCTAGAGTGGGCTTCTCGGAATTCCAAACCCCCAACTCTCCCCACAGGGTGCGGCTGTGCACTCGGGGTCCCAAATCTGGAGGGTGGACGGAGGGGGTCTGAGCTGCCTAGTTCCTGCCACCTGCGTCCTGCTACAGGGCTGCCGGGACCCACCTTGCTGTGACTCCCAATGCAGCCAGCCAGGTCTTCTCAGGAAGTGAGCTCAGCTTTGCCACCCCCCAGCTCCAACATCATCGCTGGTTTCCAGCCGCTGGCTAGATAAAGCCATGGCTCCTTAGTGTGGTGATCGGCGTCCCCCGGGAGCTGGCTTCAAACTACCTTTCTAGCCTCACCTCGACCCGAGACTCCAGACAAACTGAACCACCTGTCCCCAGGCCGTGGCTTACGCTTCCCAAGGCACCCCCTCCGGGAAGCCCTCTTTGCTCTCCAGCGGAAAGCCACTTTCTGCCTAGAACCACTCCTGCTCCTCACATCTTTCAGAGAAAGGATCACTTCTTCCTGGCATTGGGGGCGATCCACGTCTACGTGTCCTTCCTACAAGCCTGGAAGCTTGCAGAGAGCAAGACCATGTCCAAACCTTCACGTTGCTTCACTGACTCCAGGCACAGAAGTAGGACGCCTCCGTTTCCCGGGTGAAGGATGGCCCCGTCTGGGTGTGTCCCAACCCCCCAAAGTTTAAGGagccctggggaggtggggggaagccaTCTTCTCCCCGAGACAGAAGCTTTCTCTCCAGCATGTTGGTGAGGCCCACTGTACCTTCCTTCTAGGTCAGTTTGACACCAGAGAGTGAGGCCAACTTGGCCAGAAACTTCCAAGGCCTTGGAGAAGTCACTGATGCCCGAATTTCTCCCTGAGAAACGGGAAGAATCAGGGCTGCCCTGTATTACTCATGGGCTCTAGAATTTCAGGCTGTGCAGTGTTGTGTAAATAGAAACCGATTCTTCAGGTTTAGAAAGTGGGGCAGGCCTCCTCCCACAGGGGTTTGTTACCCTCTCCCTTCCAGCCTGTGAACTTCTTCCTGGCTCCCTTCCCAGGGCCTCCCTGAGACATCCCAGGATGCACTCGGCCTACAGTCACCGGTGTCATGCCCAGGCCAGCGTCCTGCTCGGTCCTAGGTGTTCTCTTCCTGGAGACTAGGGGGTAAGGCTGCCCTGAGGCCTGAGGAGAAGGAATAGCTGGGGATGGAAAGggagggcgggggctggggggcccaCAAAGCTCTGGCCACACCTCTAGGCGTGTCCTCAGTTTGGTCCTGGGAGACTGTCAGTGAGTGGGGTGGCAGGTATTAGGCTAGAGGAGAAGCTGAGGCCAGGAAAACCTCCCCGTTCCTCCTTCTGGAACCACCCCCAGACTCTTGCAAATCCCTGTGGCTTCCTGGACTCTCCGTTCCTCTAGGAGTCAGCACCCTGCTCCCAGCccatttcctgccttcctcctgccccgATGCAGGGAGGTGGATCCACTTCCAGCCCCTTCTGATCCTGGATCCTGGGAGTCTGCCCTGGCGGACAGGCCCAGATTTGCTGTGTTTGGCTCAGCCCCGGCCTCCCACCGCATCCAGCAACGGAGGCctccagggggaggtgggggaggggacctaAGCCTCATTTTCAGgtcctcccctttctcctctgagcctcagagcTGTCCTGCACCCTGGGCAAAGGAACTCTTTCTTCTTGTGCCTGTTTACTTCCTAAGAGGAGAGCTTTGGCCAAGGGCCCCGTGAAAGCCGCTCTGTTCTGGGCCTAGCTGggccctgcctcttccccctcACCTCCTACCGGGGAAAATGTGACAGCTCCATCCACTTGCTGTTCCAAAAAGCCctccgggtggggtgggggaagaggagagggctgtgggggaagggagggaggcaaggccTTCCTTCTGTTTTGCGGGGAACCAGGGTGCTGTCTCAGGCCACAGAAACTAAAGGCCTACCAtccccaggagggaggagggtgccTGGCTCCCTCTTTCCCCACTGCCGACTGGATACTTCCGAGGCAGCAGCGGGACCCTCTTCTGTTTCCATCCCTCCACGTGGCAGCCATGCCTGCCCCCCAGCCCACCAACAGCCCCAAGGGGCCATGGCCACCTGCCTGCACGATGCTGTGTCCCTCAGGGATGTCCTCGGGGACGCTGGCCTCATAGCTGCTCTGCAGAAAGATGGGCCGGTTGTCGTTCACATCCAGGACGGTGACAAACACGGTGGCCGTCCCCGTGCGCCGCTTACCTACAGGGCCGTTGTCTGTGGGAGTTGAAGGAAGACGGGCTGTTAGTGGCTGCCTGAGGGACAGATTTCCCTGGGCACGTGTCCTGTTCATCCCACCTGCTCTGGCCGTCGCaaggggtggtttttttttttccccctttttttagaTTAAGAATAACACTAACAATATCTAACCTGTCCCAGGCGCTATTCTAACTCATGCAGCCCTCAGGAGAAGCATGTGAAGTAGGTGCtgttattatcattcccattttacagaggaggtaACGGAGGCACGAAGTGCTTCAGTCGTGGCCCCCAGAAGATCTACCCGCGTCAGATCCCTGGGAACTTGTGAATGTCAACTTATTAGGAAAACGTgtctttgaagatgtaattaagAGTCTTGAGATGAGGTATCCTCGACTGCCTGGGTGGGTCACAGGCCCAATGGCAAAggttcttaaaagaaaaaggcgGAGGGAGGCCTGAATCGAAGAGAAGGCCAGGTTAAGTCGGAGGCAGAGATCGGAGTTTTGCAGCCACGAACCAAGGATTATTTAGAGCCACCAGAAACGCTTAGAGTCAAGGAAGGATGCCcctctagagccttcagaagggAATGCAGGCCTGCCGACACCTTAATTTTGAACCTCTGGCCTCCAGcgccatgagaaaataaatctctactCTTTTAAGCTATTCAGTTTGTGGTAATTCGTTACAGCAGCCCTTGGAGACAGATCCAGGAACAGCTCACAAGCCAACTGCTGGCGGGGCCAGGCGGGCGAGACCCATGGGGGCACAGGTGGGAGGGGTGACCCCGATGGCAGCTCTTCTCCGCGCCGGTCCATAGTGGGCCCGGTGACACTAGACCTTCCgatttctccagagaaactgaACCTCTGAGCTTCTAAATAaaatctcctgatttttaaatgttcacaacTAACTATCCTTCTGTACGAAACAAGAGACGGGTCACACATGCCTACGGGACAGATTTGGCCTCTGGACCCTCTGCATTCGGGGAAACAGGCCCTGCTTGATTTCTGAGCCGGAGGTATCCAGGGGCTCTGCCCCCTCAGTTCCCTGCAGGACCCTcccggggctggggaaggggctcaGCCCCATGGACAGCTGTCACGTTGCCCTCCCTGGAGGAAGGAACTTGGGCCCCGTGCTACGCGTCCAGGCGAGGAGAGTCACCCGTAGGGCGGAGTGCAGGCAGCTGGAATTGACTAAGGACCAGGGGTGACTCAGTCCTTCTTCCCGAGGCCAGCTGACCACATGCTGGGGCACAAGTGTCTGACCTGGTCTTGCTCTTTGGAGCTCCTCTCCAAGCCCAGCCTCCCACGGGAGCTCCTGCTTACTTGGCCTGGCTGGACACAGCATGAGCTGCCAGGCCCCCCTCGGAGGCCTGATCCCGAGCCCTCTCCTCCTGCCAGACGGTGCTGGACGCAGGGGGAATGAGGGGTCTccagagggtgggaggagagccGCCAGAGGGCAGATGCATCTGGGCGTGGGCGGGCTGGGGAGGAGCTACtggcaggaaagaggaaagagcgAGACGCAGAACGCTCACTCCCTCTCACCCACGCTTACTGCAGATGTTGAACTGGATGCTCTTGGGAGGATGCAGCGTAcctgggtggtgggggaggggggtgggggacaggtcTCATCACATCCTTCTTCTCATCTAGAGCCCTCATGGGCTCCCTACTACCTGGAGACCAAAGACCAAATTTCTGGCCCAACTTAAGGCCTCTAAAAGCTGACCTTGCCTGACtgcagcctccccctccccagtatACATCACACCACAAGCCagctgctcacacacacacacacacagctctttcCCACAACGAGGCCTCTGCCTGAGCTGGTTCCTCTGCCTGAAACGCCCTCCCTGCTTCTAGACTTACTGAAACTTTACTTGGCCCGCAATGTGACGATTACTCAGCCTTCAAGGTATCTGCCCAGCTGCCCCATGCTGCTCTCACAGGCCGGCCCGTATCCTGAAGGTCCCTCTGAGAATTCCGCCTTCCTGACCCTGAGGCCCGGGGTTCTGGGCACCAGGGATGGGCATGTGATTCAGGCTTCACTAgcacctctctcctcctctggccACGACGAGGGGTTCAGGGACAGGCACTGGGGCAGATGGAACTAATCACAGCTCATCTGGGGCTTTAGCTGGGGAGACTAGGAAAGAGACCAGTGCTGTCTCCCCGATGCAGCACTTGAACCCAAAAGGATTGAGACCAGGTTTGCGGCCACAACTTGTCACCACATCAGCCAGAGAATGAAGACAACacacaggaggcagagggagccaATGCCGAGAGACTGAAGCCTGGTGGCATCCCCTGAGCCCCCAGTCCAGTCACACCTGAAGCTCCATCACCCTACGGACTGGTTTTGTGAGCCCATATTGCTTAAGTCAGTTTATTTGAAACTTGCAACCAAGATGCTGATCCCAAGACACTTCCTCTAAGAAGACTTCCCTGATCACACCCTTCCCCTGAACATGCTTGCACCTCCCTGTGCGCCCGATACTCTtggctcctcccttccccctttcggCTTCCTTTGGCCTGGTTTTGCAGCGGTTTGTCCACACAGCGGTCTCCCGTCTAGCTGCCTCGTGGCTCCCACCCCAGCAACTAAATGTTTCGCGTTGTAGCACTGTGAGCTAAGCCTCATGGCCTCCCGTGCTCAGCACTAGGCTGTCTGGCTGCCCTTTCTCCACCGGTGTCGACACAGACTGCGACTCAAGGCCTGGCTCCCGGGGTCAGGGCTGCCTGGCCCTCGAAGGGCACCTCACTGAACCGTGCGCAGAACCGTGCTGGCGGTGTGCAGGCGGGGCCGGTGCGTACCGATGGCCTCCAGGACGAGCATGTATGCGGCTGTGGTCTCCCGGTCCAGGCTCACTACTGTTCTTACAACGGCATCACGGTAGCCCACGCTGAACTTCCCATCCACATTTCCACCTGCGGGCCAAAGACAATGGAGCCTCTGTCAGGAACCGGGGCTCCTGCCAGGGAAAGGGCGGTGGCACCTCAGCTCTGCTTCTGAGCCAGAACATTCCAGGGGTAGCCTGGGAGGAAAAGGCCATGCTGCCCATTCAGCCCCGAGAACAGGGTTCTGGGGGGGTGGCTCTGAAGAGGGTGTGGCCTGTGTGGGCTCAGGTGTGGGTGCCGAATGCCTGAAATCATAAGGGTTGAATATCCACTGAgcgcctactgtgtaccaggggCTTCATGTGGGCTATTTCATTTCACTTGTACTATCACAAGCCCATTTCAGAGAGGGGAGAAGGCCCATTAGCGAGGATACGTGTGTTGTCCCGGGTTACAGTCACCTATTTTGGGTGTAAGATGCCAGCTTGGCAGTCTGATTCCTGAGCCTGTGTCCTTCGCCATTCTGCCACCTGCCTGTCTGGTAGAAGTGTCTGAGCAGTTAGCCTGGGTCGAGGCTTTTATATGTGGCCAGGGACTTGGGGGTCAGCCAAGATTTTTCCAGGTCCCTAATCTTGGACTGAATGGCGACTCCCCAAGGCTCCACCGAGTGAAGAGTAGGGGCAGGTGGACGGGGTAGGAAGTGTGAAGGTCCCCTCTCCAAGGTGGACAGGAAAggactcccccccgccccccctccccatctaAACAGTGCAAAGACCCCTCCCCGGTCAGCTGGCAGGCAATGTGGTGTTCTGGGCAGTAGAGGGCGCCATGGCACTGGGTTTGGACCCAGACCATGCGAGGCAACTTGCAGAATGAGCAAATCAAAATCTGAGAATCCCACCCAACCCAGGAAGGCTCTCAGCAGGTCAGTAGGAACTGGCCACTTTGGGTGCTGGGAAATCATCCTGGGAGCCATGAGATGCTCCCTGGTCCTTACATAGTTTGTCCCTGGGGAAAACCCCAGACATCCTTGTGGATGGTCTGAAGCACCAGTCACATGGGACAAGGTCTGGTCcacggggcagggggtgggcagggtcTGGATAACTAAGACTTTCTTGGAGCAGTTTGGAGGACTAGACTGGGAGGAACTGCCCTGTGGGTGCTAGGTCCCTacagggaggagcaggagggaaaATTCCGGAAAGGAGAGGCTGAGGGCTGGGAGGTCCCCTCGGTTGCAGCAAGCAAGGATGGGCTGTGAACCTGGCATTCCTTGCTCTAGGGGCAGAGGCATCAGGGAGACCGGTGTGCATGCTgaatgcatgtgcatgcacacgtgcgcACACGAGCTTGTGAGTAACGTGGCTGCAGGCAGGCCATGGACAGAGAGAGGACTGAACCAGTAAAATGGCCAAGGGACAGCTAAGGAATGTGAAAGAACTGCTCCGTGCCATCCCAGCACGTCACGTCTTGGCTGTATCAGGGACTAAAGAATGCTGGGCAACTGTTCTAATCCAGGCATGACTAATACATGGCATATTCACCACCACCTCCCAAGTCTACTGtcatggcagacatcactaatggATCATGACTCCCTTTCTCCTGTTGAGCCAGGGCAAGGCTTCATACTATTTCTCCACAGCTTTCTGCTTGGTCTTTTTGAGCTGCAaccattttatttagaaagatcTAAACCATTTGTCTCTAAACAGACAGGAATTCTCATGAATGAAGGGTCCCCGGGGAAGGACAAGGCCACAGTCTCCCAGTGTCTGCTTCATCACCTTGAcatgggggtggagtggggggcagggctctTCCCCAGGAGTCACGGGCTCTACCTCCCTCCAGACTGAACCTCGGTAAGTTCCCAATCTCCCAATAGGTCCAGGAGGCCCCCAGAGAGCCAGACAGGAGGGACCCAGCTACAAAGCCCTTGGGAAAAATCCCAAGGGGGCTCATGCAGGGGCTAAAGCCTGATGGCTGATGGCTGACTCGggcccctttccccctctccgGCCCAACCCAGGCTGGTTGCACCTGTGATGAAATAGCTGAGCTCGGCATTGAGGCCCACGTCGTTGTCAGTGCAGTTCAGCCAGGCCACCCGGAACTCCCGTGGCACATCTTCGGACACAGAGACGTTGTACATCGCCGGGAAGAAGGTGGGCGTCTCGTCGTTCACGTCCAGCACTGTGGACAGAGTCAGCACCCAGGGCTAGGCCTGGCTTCTGCTCCAGATAACCCAGCTCCAAAGGCAGTGGGGGTCTACACCTCTCGGTCACGGGCCGAGGCCCCTCGTGCCTGCTAGGGTCAGGGCCAAGCTGACCAGAGCTCCTCAGCCTCCCACGGTCCTGTTCCCCTGGCagtttgttgctgctgctgctgcccaaGGCAGGAGAGAAAACCGCAGGGCCTCTGTCTAGTTTGTGCCTTACAACCACAACGGCTATGATGGTGGCGAGGACGGCGACATCTCAGCTCTTGCCACGTGCCAGGCCTGTGCTAAGTGCTTCCCATAGAGCACCC contains these protein-coding regions:
- the CD2H10orf105 gene encoding uncharacterized protein C10orf105 homolog → MSTRGPSPLAFLTAPVTPGSPTEAADPLPALLALACIFLLLASCLLFMTLCKPAALDPSRRARECMPHHPGSPSEPQLRLWKRLGSLRRSLHSFRRGRPAPRRPLPGCEDNLDCDCTESTKM